A region of Salinibacter sp. 10B DNA encodes the following proteins:
- a CDS encoding TolC family protein: MNTLFRLGFALLLLGGGTLFVSPAQAQEVPDTLRLDTAVQQALESNPQARIARRRVDIAENNASVGNAGFLPTLSGQAGYTETIANSEQTFLTGETQNTDGAQSTQANAGADLRWTVFDGLRPFATYDRLRAERDRQAAATDEELGVLTADVIEGYYDVARRQQQLAVLREALSISRERLRIAELQAEVGAGSKLQVRQAQVDLNADSAAVLRQEVELTNAKSRLNQLLGRSDDASTRYAVTSTIEVDTTLSYASLQGTAFQESPALAQAREALRQAQAERREVRADFFPTIDLTAGLGYSQLEAESGFLQESQSTEVTYGASLTFNLFDGFNRWRRTQNAEIRATNARLAVEDVRSQLMTALTSAFERYRNRLRLVQLEEQTLDAVRANVDVALEQFEVGTITSVELREVQEQFIQAESRLLNAQFEAKQAEVELLRLSGQLRARLQEGTSE, encoded by the coding sequence ATGAATACCCTCTTTCGTCTCGGTTTTGCGCTTCTCCTTTTGGGCGGAGGCACGCTCTTCGTATCTCCTGCTCAGGCTCAAGAGGTTCCCGATACTCTACGCCTCGATACCGCTGTGCAACAGGCCCTTGAGAGCAATCCGCAGGCCCGGATCGCGCGGCGCCGGGTAGACATCGCCGAGAACAATGCCTCCGTGGGAAATGCTGGGTTTTTGCCGACGCTGAGTGGGCAGGCCGGATACACGGAAACGATTGCCAACTCAGAGCAGACGTTTCTGACGGGGGAGACCCAGAATACGGATGGGGCCCAATCCACGCAGGCAAACGCTGGGGCAGATCTCCGGTGGACGGTTTTCGATGGTCTGCGCCCCTTTGCAACCTACGATCGGCTCCGAGCGGAACGCGATCGACAGGCGGCGGCTACCGACGAGGAGTTGGGGGTTCTTACCGCCGACGTAATTGAGGGCTACTACGATGTGGCCCGACGACAGCAGCAGCTGGCTGTGTTGCGCGAGGCGCTCTCTATTTCGCGGGAGCGGCTTCGCATCGCTGAGCTGCAGGCAGAGGTCGGGGCTGGCTCCAAATTGCAGGTGCGGCAGGCGCAGGTCGACCTCAATGCCGACTCGGCGGCGGTGCTGCGTCAGGAGGTGGAGCTGACCAACGCCAAGAGCCGGCTCAATCAACTCTTGGGTCGATCGGATGACGCATCGACCCGGTATGCCGTTACGTCAACGATTGAGGTCGATACCACCCTATCGTATGCGTCGTTGCAGGGCACGGCTTTTCAGGAGAGTCCGGCCCTTGCTCAGGCGCGGGAGGCCCTGCGGCAGGCGCAGGCCGAACGGCGCGAGGTTCGGGCGGACTTTTTTCCGACCATCGACCTCACCGCGGGGCTCGGCTATTCCCAGCTCGAGGCCGAGAGCGGTTTTCTGCAGGAGAGCCAGAGCACAGAAGTGACCTACGGCGCGTCCCTCACCTTCAACCTCTTCGACGGATTCAATCGCTGGCGTCGCACCCAGAACGCCGAAATTCGTGCCACCAACGCCCGCCTGGCCGTCGAGGACGTGCGTTCACAGCTAATGACAGCCCTCACGAGCGCGTTCGAACGCTATCGCAATCGTCTCCGATTGGTGCAGCTGGAGGAGCAAACCCTTGATGCCGTGCGGGCGAATGTGGACGTCGCCCTGGAGCAGTTTGAAGTGGGCACCATCACGAGCGTAGAGCTACGAGAGGTACAAGAGCAGTTCATCCAGGCTGAGAGTCGTCTGCTCAATGCGCAGTTTGAGGCCAAGCAGGCCGAGGTGGAGTTGCTTCGACTGAGCGGACAATTGCGGGCTCGGTTGCAGGAGGGCACTTCCGAGTGA
- a CDS encoding DeoR/GlpR family DNA-binding transcription regulator, protein MSPPSPAERRSYALDQLEEQGHVSVNELSGDLGVSDVTIRKDLQFLEDQDLLIRTHGGAIPANQFAYDVPFEEKAQRQKEEKRRIGKTAAGMVTDQDTLILDSGTTTLQIVRQIKDRNVEDITISTNSIHIALETVGIPALKVLLLGGTVRSKSASVVGPYAEKMLRDHAFSKLFLAGDGFDIDHGLTTTDDREAYLNQLMIESAEQTIVVVDSSKFGRRGLCRICETSAMDVVITDAVPDGVDRRLRESGVQVVIA, encoded by the coding sequence ATGTCTCCTCCCAGTCCCGCCGAACGCCGCAGCTACGCCCTCGATCAGCTTGAGGAGCAAGGACACGTTTCGGTTAATGAGTTGAGCGGGGACCTCGGCGTGTCAGACGTAACGATTCGAAAGGACCTCCAATTTTTGGAAGATCAGGACCTCCTCATCCGAACACACGGGGGCGCCATCCCTGCCAACCAGTTCGCGTACGACGTCCCGTTCGAGGAGAAGGCCCAGCGCCAGAAGGAGGAAAAGCGCCGAATCGGCAAGACGGCAGCGGGAATGGTGACCGACCAGGACACCTTGATTCTGGACTCGGGTACCACCACCCTCCAGATCGTGCGGCAGATTAAAGACAGAAACGTGGAGGACATTACGATCTCCACGAACTCGATCCACATTGCCCTGGAAACGGTGGGCATCCCCGCCCTGAAAGTTCTTCTGCTCGGAGGCACCGTTCGCTCAAAGTCGGCGTCCGTGGTGGGCCCGTACGCCGAGAAAATGCTGCGCGATCATGCCTTTAGCAAGCTCTTCCTCGCCGGCGATGGATTTGACATCGATCACGGGCTCACGACGACCGACGACCGGGAGGCGTACCTGAATCAACTGATGATCGAATCCGCCGAGCAAACCATCGTCGTGGTAGACTCCTCGAAGTTCGGTCGACGGGGGCTATGCCGGATCTGTGAAACGTCCGCTATGGACGTCGTCATCACCGATGCGGTGCCGGATGGTGTGGACCGGCGACTGCGAGAAAGCGGTGTTCAGGTTGTAATCGCCTGA
- a CDS encoding SusC/RagA family TonB-linked outer membrane protein, which produces MMDRVSQIFPNGVPLWGHESLQGGVQCAGLLGIFLMIAAVLVPGRAAAQETGRIEGQVTSAADSQPLPGVNVVIQGTNRGTATGADGTFAIEGVEPGEYTLAASFVGYRDQSRDIEVAGGETTEVNFALQSSVGDLDEMIVVGYTEKSRRELTSSMETVGEAELEDVTANDATSLLQGKSAGLYVTTGSGDPGAEPSIRVRGTGSISAGADPLYVVDGTISGGVLPDPSNIESVTVLKDAAATALYGSRAANGVVVINTKQGTRGGETTVDIQVSSGVSEKTTGNFDVMNASQLNDLHDQMESTYADDDFTQNTDWQDLAFRTATTNNVEASVSGGTESTSFYIAGSYYREEGTLIEDNLNRFGGRLNISHNITEDLIVDTRINGRYTFEDDNPAGTLYEAYTNLPWDSPYASDGSLRTGREDSWIGRDQSNFLYPLQYNYSQGEEYDFNGTVTLEYSVLPSVTLETTNQATLQRDDGLQYRDARTQAGSVNDGEVYDYFSNSSTLLTSNQFTFDRSFGNHNTEAILGFEYEYNHYDGFNAEGGGIFPGLSILDVSSEPVSIGGSATKSIFVSGFSQANYDYNKTYFASVSFRRDGSSRFGSNNRYGNFYSVAGSWMVSNEAFLSGQDWLEEFKLRASYGTTGNAQIGNFVSREVYSFQSPYDGATGSRPVRLGNPNLTWEVAKKTNVGIDFNAFDRVDLSIDVYQRVNEDLLQDVPQSGVTGFTSRIENVGSVRNRGLEVALSTTNLERAVRWTTDFNIGFNDNEVLELAGGEPVLAGNQRIIEGKDLRTWYLRKWAGVDPETGRPLWEKEVTDSEGNVTGVELTSNYNEATLQAVGSATPDFTGGLRNTVEYKGFTLSAFVNFVYGNEVYHSARELFDSDGAYLTYNYMELDEDWSRWQEPGDDATHPKPTPGGNNNSNSPSSRYLEDGSYLRLKNVRLSYNVPSAWANSLNLQSARIYVSGDNLLTFTDFSGMDPEVGLSGTAGTKYPISRKVMVGVGLNF; this is translated from the coding sequence ATGATGGATCGTGTCAGTCAAATTTTTCCCAATGGGGTCCCATTGTGGGGCCACGAATCGTTACAGGGGGGAGTTCAATGTGCCGGTCTTCTCGGCATCTTCCTCATGATCGCGGCGGTACTGGTCCCAGGCCGAGCCGCGGCACAGGAAACGGGACGCATTGAAGGACAGGTGACGAGCGCAGCGGACAGTCAGCCACTGCCCGGAGTCAATGTTGTGATTCAGGGAACGAATCGCGGGACGGCCACCGGGGCCGATGGTACTTTTGCGATCGAGGGCGTCGAGCCGGGGGAATATACACTGGCGGCCTCGTTCGTTGGGTACAGAGACCAGAGCCGAGACATTGAAGTTGCGGGCGGAGAAACGACGGAAGTGAACTTTGCGCTCCAGTCGTCCGTCGGCGATCTCGACGAGATGATCGTCGTCGGGTACACGGAGAAGAGCCGGCGGGAGCTGACGAGCTCGATGGAAACCGTCGGGGAAGCAGAGCTGGAAGACGTGACGGCGAACGATGCGACGAGCCTTCTGCAGGGGAAGAGTGCAGGACTGTACGTGACGACGGGGTCCGGCGACCCGGGCGCGGAACCGTCGATCCGGGTTCGAGGCACGGGGTCGATTAGTGCCGGGGCCGATCCGCTGTACGTTGTGGACGGAACGATTTCCGGGGGCGTGCTACCCGACCCGAGCAATATCGAGTCCGTCACGGTCTTGAAGGACGCCGCGGCCACGGCCCTCTACGGGTCTCGTGCAGCCAACGGCGTGGTCGTTATCAACACCAAGCAGGGAACCCGTGGGGGCGAAACGACCGTCGACATTCAAGTCAGCTCAGGCGTTAGTGAGAAGACGACGGGCAACTTCGACGTCATGAACGCCTCCCAGCTGAACGACCTCCACGACCAGATGGAGTCGACATACGCCGATGACGACTTTACGCAGAATACGGACTGGCAGGACCTTGCCTTCCGGACGGCTACGACCAACAACGTGGAGGCTTCGGTGTCCGGGGGAACGGAAAGTACCTCGTTCTACATCGCCGGGAGTTATTATCGTGAGGAGGGAACCCTCATCGAAGACAATCTGAATCGGTTTGGGGGGCGGCTGAACATTAGCCACAACATCACGGAAGACCTCATCGTCGACACCCGCATCAACGGACGGTACACGTTCGAGGACGATAATCCGGCCGGCACGCTTTACGAAGCCTATACCAATCTTCCCTGGGACTCGCCCTACGCCAGCGACGGATCGCTGCGCACCGGGCGTGAGGACAGCTGGATTGGGCGGGATCAGTCAAATTTCCTCTACCCGCTTCAGTACAATTATTCGCAAGGGGAAGAGTACGACTTCAACGGCACGGTGACACTGGAGTACAGCGTTCTGCCTTCCGTCACGCTGGAAACGACGAATCAGGCCACCCTTCAACGGGATGACGGGCTGCAGTACCGGGATGCACGAACCCAGGCGGGCAGTGTGAACGACGGGGAGGTTTACGACTACTTCTCCAACAGCAGCACGCTTCTGACCTCCAACCAGTTCACCTTTGACCGGAGCTTCGGGAATCACAATACGGAGGCCATCCTCGGGTTCGAGTATGAGTACAACCATTATGACGGATTCAACGCTGAAGGCGGGGGGATTTTCCCGGGGCTCAGCATTCTCGACGTGTCGTCTGAGCCGGTCTCTATTGGCGGAAGTGCAACGAAGAGCATCTTTGTCTCGGGCTTCTCGCAGGCCAACTACGACTACAACAAGACCTACTTCGCGTCGGTCTCCTTCCGGCGGGACGGCTCCTCACGCTTTGGGTCCAACAACCGGTACGGAAACTTCTACTCGGTGGCAGGCTCGTGGATGGTGAGCAACGAGGCGTTTTTGTCCGGACAGGACTGGCTTGAAGAGTTCAAGCTCCGGGCCAGCTACGGCACGACCGGAAACGCACAGATCGGCAACTTCGTCTCGCGGGAAGTTTACAGCTTCCAGTCCCCATACGATGGCGCTACGGGATCACGCCCGGTTCGCTTGGGCAACCCGAACTTGACCTGGGAGGTGGCCAAGAAGACCAACGTGGGGATTGACTTCAACGCATTCGACCGCGTAGACTTGTCTATCGACGTTTACCAGCGCGTCAACGAAGATCTGCTACAGGACGTCCCGCAGTCGGGGGTGACAGGATTCACGAGCCGGATTGAAAACGTGGGGTCGGTACGCAACCGCGGGCTTGAGGTGGCGCTCTCGACGACGAATCTGGAACGGGCCGTGCGGTGGACGACCGACTTCAACATCGGCTTCAACGACAATGAGGTGCTCGAGCTGGCCGGGGGCGAGCCGGTGCTGGCCGGCAATCAGCGCATCATCGAAGGAAAGGATCTCCGGACCTGGTACCTGCGCAAGTGGGCCGGCGTCGATCCCGAGACGGGACGGCCCCTTTGGGAGAAAGAGGTGACCGATTCGGAGGGGAACGTGACTGGGGTCGAGTTGACAAGCAACTATAACGAGGCGACCCTGCAAGCCGTGGGCAGTGCCACACCAGACTTTACCGGCGGGCTCCGCAACACGGTAGAGTACAAGGGCTTCACCCTCAGCGCCTTCGTCAACTTCGTTTACGGAAATGAGGTGTACCACAGCGCCCGCGAGCTCTTCGATTCCGACGGCGCGTACCTCACCTACAACTACATGGAGCTGGACGAGGACTGGAGCCGCTGGCAGGAGCCGGGCGACGACGCCACGCACCCCAAGCCGACGCCGGGGGGCAACAACAACTCCAACTCGCCCTCCTCTCGGTACCTGGAGGACGGAAGCTATCTGCGATTGAAGAACGTGCGGCTCTCCTACAACGTCCCGAGCGCGTGGGCCAACTCACTGAACCTGCAGTCGGCCCGCATTTACGTCAGTGGCGATAATCTTCTCACCTTCACCGACTTCTCGGGAATGGATCCGGAAGTGGGACTGAGCGGCACCGCAGGCACGAAGTATCCGATCAGTCGGAAGGTGATGGTCGGGGTCGGGCTGAACTTCTAA
- a CDS encoding RagB/SusD family nutrient uptake outer membrane protein produces MISQGQFIPRALFCLALFAVVVGCDGPGSVNPNEGLPPEEALSTIEGLEAATQGNYKRLISTTGGFGYYSYNRHLFYMKEFAGDNISLSGSTTDPLFLSYTFGHTKNQANAQNLWNWGYQVIYGANRVISQVDAGQSEERDQLLGENHFLRALVHFQLVNIFGRPYPQGRDNLGIPIRRAPDPNKEVSRNTVGEVYDFIVEDLKTAVDLMNQPKSNAYASQEVAEALLSRVYLYMEENQNAIDYANRVINSDRYTLIQDSTQYVTWPTRPPEENPQTIFALKHTEEDDKGFGAIGSMYYSSPEGTGWGEMFASKEYRDLLNRHPNDIRSGFIEPKYKRDENGDIVRENGEPVLQQRNGYPVYYVKKFTGQSGVVTLSSPVLLRLAEMYLNRAEANAKLNNDQKALQDVNTIRKRAGLSGEALYDQSDLDGSLSALDVVLQERRLEFAFEGHRALDLWRNGRPMVREYPGVHTETNIAPGLNTSTSPPTQTIPADHPRVVHFIPERETELTDMTQNP; encoded by the coding sequence ATGATTTCTCAGGGCCAATTTATACCTCGCGCATTGTTCTGCCTAGCGCTCTTCGCGGTCGTGGTCGGCTGCGACGGTCCCGGTAGCGTAAATCCGAACGAGGGGCTGCCTCCGGAGGAAGCGCTGAGCACTATCGAAGGGCTGGAAGCGGCCACGCAGGGCAACTACAAGCGGCTAATCAGCACCACCGGCGGATTTGGGTACTACAGCTACAACCGCCACCTCTTCTACATGAAGGAGTTTGCGGGGGACAATATCTCCCTCAGTGGATCGACGACCGACCCGCTCTTCCTCTCGTACACCTTCGGGCATACGAAGAACCAGGCCAACGCTCAGAATCTCTGGAACTGGGGGTATCAGGTCATCTACGGGGCCAATCGGGTGATTTCGCAGGTCGACGCGGGGCAGTCCGAGGAGCGCGACCAGTTGCTTGGTGAGAACCACTTCCTGCGCGCCCTGGTCCACTTCCAGCTGGTGAACATTTTCGGGCGGCCCTATCCACAGGGGCGGGACAACCTTGGCATTCCGATCCGCCGGGCGCCCGACCCCAACAAAGAGGTGTCGCGCAACACGGTGGGAGAGGTGTACGACTTCATTGTCGAGGACTTGAAGACGGCAGTGGATCTCATGAACCAGCCGAAGTCCAACGCCTATGCCTCCCAGGAGGTGGCGGAGGCCCTGCTCTCGCGCGTCTACCTCTACATGGAGGAGAATCAGAATGCGATCGACTACGCAAACCGGGTCATCAACTCTGACCGGTACACTCTCATCCAGGACTCGACGCAGTACGTAACGTGGCCTACTCGGCCGCCGGAGGAAAACCCGCAGACCATTTTCGCGCTCAAGCACACGGAGGAAGATGACAAAGGCTTCGGTGCGATTGGGTCCATGTACTACTCGAGTCCGGAGGGAACGGGATGGGGAGAAATGTTCGCCTCCAAGGAGTACCGCGATCTGCTGAATCGGCACCCGAACGACATTCGGAGCGGATTCATTGAGCCGAAATACAAGCGCGACGAGAACGGAGACATCGTGCGCGAAAACGGAGAGCCAGTCTTGCAGCAGCGCAACGGCTATCCCGTATACTACGTCAAGAAGTTTACGGGCCAGAGTGGGGTCGTGACCCTTTCCTCCCCCGTCCTCCTGCGGTTGGCCGAGATGTACCTCAACCGCGCAGAGGCGAATGCGAAGCTCAACAATGACCAAAAGGCCCTCCAAGACGTGAACACGATCCGAAAGCGGGCCGGATTGAGCGGAGAAGCGCTCTACGATCAGAGTGACCTGGATGGATCGCTCAGTGCCCTCGACGTGGTGCTGCAGGAGCGTCGCCTCGAGTTTGCCTTTGAAGGGCATCGGGCGCTTGATCTCTGGCGCAACGGACGGCCAATGGTGCGAGAGTACCCCGGCGTCCACACCGAGACGAACATCGCCCCTGGCCTGAATACGTCGACCAGTCCGCCGACGCAGACCATCCCGGCCGATCATCCGCGCGTGGTTCACTTTATTCCGGAGCGCGAGACGGAACTGACGGACATGACGCAGAATCCGTAG